A window from Musa acuminata AAA Group cultivar baxijiao unplaced genomic scaffold, Cavendish_Baxijiao_AAA HiC_scaffold_1139, whole genome shotgun sequence encodes these proteins:
- the LOC104000070 gene encoding peroxisomal adenine nucleotide carrier 1, with translation MADGLDWESLTEATSGAVGALVSTTVLYPLDTCKTKYQAEVQSHGQRKYRNLSDVLWEAISKRQFLSLYQGLGTKNLQSFISQFVYFYSYSYLKRLYLRKSGARSVGTKANLVVAAAAGACTVVVTQPLDTVSSKMQTSAFGKSKGLWETLSEGYWSEAYDGLGISLLLTANPAIQYTVFDQLKHRLLRRQSSNVLPANTESSPAALSASAAFVLGAISKSLATILTYPAIRCKVMIQSANTEDESKSDTQPKHPKTMVGALSSVWRREGLPGFFKGLQAQILKTVLSSALLLMIKENISKSTWVAMLALRRFLLVSQKRIKSH, from the exons ATGGCGGATGGGTTGGACTGGGAGTCGCTCACGGAGGCGACGTCTGGGGCGGTGGGGGCACTGGTGAGCACCACCGTGCTCTACCCCCTCGACACCTGCAAGACCAAGTACCAGGCCGAAGTCCAATCCCACGGCCAGCGCAAGTACAG AAACCTTTCCGATGTATTATGGGAGGCAATTTCTAAACGCCAGTTTCTTTCACTCTACCAAGGACTCGGCACCAAGAATTTGCAATCTTTCATCTCGCAATTTGTTTACTTCTATAGTTACAGCTATTTAAAACGATTGTATTTGCGAAAGAGTGGCGCTAGATCTGTTGGAACAAAAGCTAACttggttgttgctgctgctgctggtgcttGCACTGTTGTTGTAACTCAG CCACTGGATACTGTGTCTTCCAAAATGCAAACTAGTGCATTTGGTAAATCCAAGGGATTATGGGAAACTCTATCAGAAGGATATTGGAGTGAAGCATATGATGGTCTTGGCatctctctccttttgacagcaaATCCTGCGATTCAG TATACAGTATTTGATCAGTTGAAACATAGACTTCTGAGGAGACAAAGTAGTAATGTATTGCCAGCGAACACTGAATCATCTCCAGCAGCTCTTTCTGCCTCCGCAGCCTTTGTACTCGGAGCCATCTCAAAGAGCCTGGCAACCATCTTGACCTACCCAGCTATTAG GTGTAAAGTCATGATTCAATCTGCTAATACAGAAGATGAGTCCAAGAGTGACACCCAACCGAAACACCCCAAGACGATGGTGGGTGCTTTATCTTCTGTATGGAGAAGAGAAGGTCTTCCTGGGTTCTTTAAAGGTTTGCAGGCTCAGATTCTGAAAACTGTTTTGAGCTCTGCCTTGCTGCTGATGATAAAGGAGAATATCTCAAAGTCTACATGGGTTGCAATGCTTGCTCTCCGGAGGTTTCTGTTGGTTTCACAGAAGAGAATCAAGAGCCACTAG